A genomic segment from Camarhynchus parvulus chromosome 7, STF_HiC, whole genome shotgun sequence encodes:
- the TMEM169 gene encoding transmembrane protein 169, whose amino-acid sequence MPGEVTESSSGMEETVQKDSKSGGQSPHCGTMRRAVATTVTFDGEATMDRRKKKKKESRPESIIVYRSEHDNKVEEEQADEEGGEKSSEEGSKFLGQSMTDGVWNMPLDSRYVTLTGTITRGKKKGQMVDIHVTLTDKELQELAKSKEPPKEDVPEKKKKCDVGLDRGPHIVLWTIICLPIIFVVSFVVSFYYGTITWYNIFLVYNEERTFWHKITFCPFLIISYPIIIMVVSFSLGLYSAVAQVAWSFGYWWHAVRDMEKGFCGWLCSKLGLEDCSPYSIVELLDSDNISGSLSGKSSAQGVETSAV is encoded by the exons ATGCCAGGTGAGGTgactgagagcagcagtgggatggaggagaCTGTGCAGAAAGACAGCAAGTCTGGAGGCCAGAGCCCTCACTGTGGCACAATGAGAAGGGCTGTGGCAACCACTGTCACCTTTGATGGGGAAGCCACTATGGACcgcaggaaaaagaagaagaaagagtccCGGCCCGAGTCAATAATTGTGTATCGGTCCGAGCATGACAATAAGGTGGAAGAAGAACAGGCGGATGAAGAAGGAGGGGAGAAGAGCTCTGAGGAAGGCTCCAAGTTCCTGGGTCAGTCTATGACAGATG GTGTCTGGAACATGCCTTTAGACAGCCGCTATGTCACCTTGACTGGAACAATCACCAGGGGAAAGAAGAAGGGTCAGATGGTGGACATCCACGTCACCCTAACAGAtaaagagctgcaggaactggCTAAGTCAAAGGAACCTCCTAAAGAAGATGTAcctgagaagaagaagaaatgtgatGTTGGATTAGACAGAGGACCTCACATTGTCCTCTGGACCATCATCTGCCTCCCCATCATTTTTGTAGTGTCCTTCGTGGTTTCATTCTACTATGGAACCATTACATGGTACAACATCTTCTTGGTGTACAATGAAGAGAGGACCTTCTGGCACAAAATCACCTTTTGTCCCTTTTTGATTATCTCCTACCCAATTATAATTATGGTTGTTTCTTTCTCCCTAGGCCTGTATTCAGCTGTAGCCCAGGTAGCATGGTCCTTTGGGTACTGGTGGCACGCTGTCAGGGATATGGAGAAAGGATTCTgtggctggctctgcagcaagCTGGGCTTGGAAGATTGTTCTCCATACAGCATTGTCGAGCTGCTTGATTCTGACAATATCTCAGGTAGTCTCTCTGGCAAGAGCTCTGCACAGGGGGTTGAGACCTCAGCAGTCTGA